A stretch of Arachis hypogaea cultivar Tifrunner chromosome 15, arahy.Tifrunner.gnm2.J5K5, whole genome shotgun sequence DNA encodes these proteins:
- the LOC140179328 gene encoding uncharacterized protein: MFLFFSLKPTRSNSSRSEEWGREEGRRWLGPHCRRRPAQRRRTLPVFLPPLIHATHSSNSCQTKQRKKEGTECGREKERRRVGAAGPHRHRRVVPPHSTPCRHCCTPKGERERDTESASRREGVAASSIVLTALPPSSSQPWREHSAAVSPDQKRARDQERNMESATHREALAAAVARRRLSGLLCRRESPRCWGLTVAVPVVAGVVTEDPPLLEKGRESEEESHAGEELPRSCPCRCAQ; the protein is encoded by the coding sequence atgtttctttttttttccctcaaACCCACACGCAGCAACAGTAGCAGATCGGAGGAGTGGGGAAGAGAGGAGGGGCGACGATGGCTGGGGCCTCACTGCCGCCGCCGTCCAGCTCAACGCCGCCGCACCCTACCTGTTTTCCTTCCTCCCCTCATTCACGCGACACATAGCAGCAACAGCTGCCAAAcgaagcaaagaaagaaagagggaaCGGAGTGCGGCAGGGAGAAGGAGAGGAGACGCGTCGGAGCCGCGGGGCCTCACCGCCACCGTCGCGTTGTGCCGCCGCATTCCACACCTTGCCGCCACTGTTGTACACCgaagggagaaagagaaagagacacGGAGTCAGCGTCGCGCAGAGAAGGAGTCGCTGCCAGCTCCATCGTCCTCACTGCCTTGCCACCGTCGAGCTCGCAACCTTGGAGGGAGCACAGCGCCGCCGTGAGTCCTGACCAGAAGAGAGCGAGAGACCAAGAGAGGAATATGGAGTCGGCGACGCACAGGGAGGCACTCGCCGCTGCCGTCGCGCGCCGTCGCCTGTCTGGGTTGCTCTGCCGCCGTGAATCTCCTCGCTGTTGGGGTCTCACCGTCGCCGTCCCTGTTGTGGCTGGTGTCGTCACTGAAGACCCACCATTGCTGGAGAAAGGAAGAGAGTCAGAGGAGGAGAGCCACGCCGGAGAAGAACTGCCGCGGAGCTGTCCCTGCCGCTGCGCCCAGTAG
- the LOC140179329 gene encoding cationic amino acid transporter 8, vacuolar-like: protein MRHCLTAWDLTWLTFGSEIFAIIGQEPRTDASPTIILAYVISGFSALLSTLCYNEFAVDVPVAGGSFSFLRIDLGDFIAFLAAGNILLEAIVGAAGLGRSWSSYFASMIKNNLDFFRIWVNSFQKGYNMLDPIAVVIFLSPMVLQ, encoded by the coding sequence ATGCGCCACTGCCTCACCGCCTGGGACCTCACCTGGCTCACTTTCGGCTCCGAAATCTTCGCAATTATTGGCCAGGAGCCCCGCACCGACGCCAGTCCCACCATCATTCTTGCTTACGTCATCTCTGGCTTCTCTGCCCTCCTCTCCACCCTCTGCTACAACGAGTTTGCAGTCGATGTCCCCGTTGCCGGCGGCTCTTTCTCCTTCCTTCGTATCGATCTTGGTGACTTCATTGCCTTCCTTGCCGCCGGAAACATCCTCCTCGAGGCTATTGTAGGCGCTGCCGGCCTCGGCCGTTCGTGGTCCTCTTATTTtgccagtatgatcaagaacaaTCTGGATTTCTTCCGGATCTGGGTGAATTCCTTCCAAAAAGGGTACAACATGCTGGATCCAATTGCTGTTGTCATTTTTTTATCGCCAATGGTGTTGCAATGA